Proteins encoded together in one Lathyrus oleraceus cultivar Zhongwan6 chromosome 5, CAAS_Psat_ZW6_1.0, whole genome shotgun sequence window:
- the LOC127088122 gene encoding putative F-box/LRR-repeat protein 23, protein MASSKKSKGESTRKPNWLELPIDLTKNILQRLDTLDILISARNVCPLWWHICKDPLMWRTIHMIGNFDNFCFDFRCLEKICRCAIDLSCGHLEDIAIGKFGTDDLLEYIAHRASKLRRLQISNSHGISNKGLNQFVKKFSLLEKLDIAFMDNISKDSLEVIGRCCPILKSLNLEMLTLHFNKFRKFGDQVFAIVKTMTGLRHLGFSGIVIGNDELVAILDGCPLLHSLDLRHCFCHHLRCESTLKRCHQQIQDLQLPCFGYNDEYDDGLAYVDTFEDTYANEYWEY, encoded by the exons ATGGCATCGTCTAAGAAATCTAAAGGTGAGAGCACAAGAAAGCCAAACTGGCTTGAACTTCCAATAGACTTGACCAAGAACATACTCCAAAGACTTGATACCCTTGATATTCTGATAAGTGCACGTAATGTTTGTCCTCTGTGGTGGCACATTTGTAAGGATCCGTTAATGTGGCGAACCATTCACATGATTGGTAATTTTGAcaatttttgttttgattttcGTTGTTTGGAGAAGATTTGCCGGTGTGCCATTGATCTAAGTTGCGGTCATCTCGAAGACATTGCTATTGGAAAATTTGGGACTGATGACCTTCTCGAGTATATTGCTCATAG GGCAAGTAAACTAAGGAGGTTACAAATATCTAACAGTCATGGCATTTCAAATAAAGGGCTGAATCAATTTGTGAAAAAGTTTTCACTATTAGAAAAGCTTGACATTGCCTTTATGGATAATATATCCAAGGATTCTCTTGAAGTGATTGGTAGATGTTGCCCTATTTTGAAGTCACTAAATCTTGAGATGCTGACGTTGCACTTCAACAAGTTCCGTAAGTTTGGTGATCAGGTTTTTGCTATTGTAAAAACAATGACTGGGTTACGTCATCTTGGATTCTCTGGAATTGTGATTGGCAATGATGAGTTGGTTGCCATTCTTGATGGTTGCCCTCTTCTTCACTCGCTTGATCTTCGACATTGTTTTTGTCATCATTTAAGGTGTGAAAGTACTTTAAAAAGGTGCCATCAACAAATCCAAGATTTACAACTTCCATGTTTTGGTTACAACGATGAGTACGATGATGGTTTAGCTTATGTTGACACTTTTGAAGATACATATGCTAATGAATATTGGGAGTATTAG
- the LOC127080161 gene encoding putative F-box/LRR-repeat protein 23 — protein sequence MASSDKKSKGESTRKPNWLELPIDLTKNILQRLDTLDIMISARNVCPLWWHICKDPSMWRTIRIYNIEFIPYDFCCLEKIVRCAVDLSCGHLEDIALELFCTDDLLEYIAHRASNMRCLRISDCNNISNKGMIEFVKMFSLLEELYISFKYLSKDSIEVIGRFCPLLKSLNFDGPLFTYFAFYDEVFAIGKAMPGLRHLSFSRIVFDNDQLFAILDGCPLIESLDLRNCLIRHLSPSVKKRCRKQIKDFQLPIYNSYEDDSDVRNFGKIKGIQA from the exons ATGGCATCCTCTGATAAGAAATCTAAAGGTGAGAGCACAAGAAAGCCAAACTGGCTTGAACTTCCAATAGATTTGACAAAGAACATACTCCAAAGACTTGATACCCTTGATATTATGATAAGTGCACGTAATGTTTGTCCTCTGTGGTGGCACATTTGCAAGGACCCGTCAATGTGGCGCACCATTCGCATTTATAATATCGAATTTATTCCATATGATTTTTGTTGTTTGGAGAAGATTGTTCGATGTGCAGTTGATCTAAGTTGCGGTCATCTCGAAGATATTGCTCTTGAGTTATTTTGTACCGATGACCTCCTCGAGTATATTGCTCATAG GGCAAGTAACATGCGGTGTTTAAGAATTTCTGACTGTAATAACATTTCAAATAAAGGGATGATTGAATTTGTGAAGATGTTTTCACTATTGGAAGAGCTTTACATTTCATTTAAGTACTTATCCAAGGATTCCATTGAAGTTATTGGTCGATTTTGCCCTCTTTTGAAGTCACTAAATTTTGACGGGCCGCTTTTCACTTACTTTGCTTTTTATGATGAGGTATTTGCTATTGGAAAAGCGATGCCCGGACTACGACATCTTTCGTTTTCTAGAATTGTGTtcgataatgatcagttgtttGCCATTCTTGATGGTTGTCCTCTTATTGAATCTCTTGATCTACGAAACTGCCTTATTCGTCATTTAAGTCCAAGTGTGAAAAAAAGGTGTCGCAAGCAAATCAAAGATTTCCAACTTCCAATATATAATAGTTATGAGGACGATTCTGATGTTAGAAATTTCGGAAAGATTAAAGGGATCCAGGCTTGA